Proteins encoded in a region of the Triplophysa rosa linkage group LG14, Trosa_1v2, whole genome shotgun sequence genome:
- the si:dkey-118k5.3 gene encoding NLR family CARD domain-containing protein 3 codes for MGIYYLSNKFAISVLVRNHRYTHYIKAKDLKDLGVCSVMADGPCSSEIQRRRVELVENCSKHLTRLLDVLFNVGAITEEDVSLVEGSAHGGERECMRALLDVLNGRGEESCRAFLYVLPYVQEETGFLGKLGQAEHIKKHKEILARQNCLVDYLTIRGQDGDEEECGCLTDITFSRQAGYAMPFQYRHEAAGVGDGFRSRGDEVGRQDQTCVFRDVYDNLLSSSVSGLNMLSGVAGSGKTTVVRRLVREWAAEPNSTKIFFSLSFRELNLITQEQSLEEVLSDHYSHLKPILRGLLTSNPAQVLLILDGLDEFCHPLNFENTPKCSDPERVQPIQAIVVNLIKGNLLPGVSIFLTSRPHAVSKVPPVLVSQFYSLLGFSVAQQKQYFEQNCSSPEAAAAVWASVSSHKPLLLMCHIPAFCWIVSTALHDGISCLYNDTVTPDVRSPNSSQRISKPVTVTEIYCCFVKSILLFHVQGRTVASHLTRLQHAPHVLCETQPVLKSLGAMAFTSLLERRFIFNSSDLSSFNLDSTKLSQAFLVETFKEDRASLTFEKGFHFVHTSVQEFLAALYYVFQSLSGSDPFAGLKTSTGHYLTLACKQMASAASKLSRPQHLFRRRIKKALHCGERHQSGHMDLFSRFVCGLLVPTTRSILNGFFPDEPRTQLLRCQPSLDRTPVFLLHLLQTQLRSTTLTPERQVNTCHCLYEAQDPGLSRRLQGWMKVLSQQTSDQSDVVNKDWSELAFLLQLSPDLQVLNLDAQGLNADGLCRLLPVLPLFSTVSVGQNPLGPEGAAVLSLALRSPDCCIQNLWVVKTALGCEGLKILVEALKENHTVIDLRMAINNIGDVGAGHLAELLRTNQTLRDIRLRDNLVTDKGAEHLMAALNENTTL; via the exons ATGggaatttattatttatctaaTAAATTCGCAATTTCGGTCCTTGTGCGGAACCATCGATACACGCATTATATAAAAGCGAAAGATTTGAAGGATCTCGGCGTGTGTTCAGTGATGGCTGATGGGCCATGTAGCTCTGAGATTCAACGGCGACGCGTGGAGCTCGTGGAGAACTGCAGCAAACACCTGACGCGTCTGCTGGACGTGCTGTTTAACGTCGGGGCGATCACAGAGGAAGACGTCAGTCTGGTCGAAGGTTCAGCTCACGGGGGTGAGAGAGAGTGTATGAGAGCCCTTCTTGACGTCCTAAATGGGAGGGGAGAAGAATCGTGCCGTGCGTTTCTATATGTGCTTCCATACGTTCAGGAAGAAACTGGATTTTTGGGAAAGCTGGGTCAGGCCGAACATATTAAGAAGCATAAGGAAATCCTAGCCAGACAGAACTGCCTGGTGGATTATCTGACCATCAGAGGTCAAGATGGGGATGAGGAAGAGTGCGGGTGCTTGACTGACATCACATTCTCGAGACAGGCTGGTTATGCCATGCCCTTTCAATACAGGCATGAGGCAGCCGGAGTGGGCGATGGTTTTAGGTCACGTGGGGATGAGGTGGGTAGACAGGATCAGACGTGTGTGTTCAGGGATGTGTACGACAATCTGCTGTCAAGCTCGGTGAGTGGTCTGAACATGCTGTCGGGGGTCGCCGGTAGCGGGAAAACCACGGTCGTGAGGCGTCTGGTTCGCGAATGGGCCGCTGAACCCAACTCGACCAAGATCTTTTTTTCGTTGTCCTTTCGGGAGCTAAACCTCATTACCCAAGAGCAAAGTTTGGAGGAGGTGCTGTCGGACCACTACAGTCACCTAAAACCCATTCTGCGCGGGTTACTGACCTCGAACCCGGCTCAGGTTTTGCTTATCTTAGATGGACTCGATGAATTCTGTCACCCTCTTAATTTTGAAAACACCCCCAAGTGCTCAGACCCGGAGCGGGTGCAGCCTATACAAGCCATTGTGGTGAATTTAATCAAGGGCAATCTGCTACCGGGCGTGTCCATTTTCCTCACCTCCAGGCCTCATGCCGTGTCCAAAGTACCACCTGTGCTGGTCAGTCAGTTCTACAGTCTGCTGGGTTTCTCGGTAGCTCAACAAAAGCAATACTTCGAGCAGAACTGCAGTTCTCCGGAAGCTGCTGCGGCGGTGTGGGCGTCCGTGTCATCGCATAAGCCCCTTCTCCTTATGTGCCACATTCCTGCGTTCTGTTGGATTGTGTCCACTGCATTACATGATGGCATCTCATGTCTTTATAATGACACCGTGACGCCTGATGTCAGGTCACCAAACAGCTCTCAGAGAATCTCAAAACCGGTCACAGTCACTGAAATATATTGCTGTTTTGTCAAATCCATCTTGCTCTTCCATGTGCAAGGCCGTACTGTGGCCTCCCATCTCACCAGGCTTCAGCACGCCCCTCACGTCCTGTGCGAAACGCAGCCTGTGCTTAAAAGCTTGGGAGCTATGGCCTTCACAAGCCTGCTGGAAAGACGGTTTATCTTCAACAGCTCCGATTTGAGCTCTTTTAATCTGGATAGCACCAAGCTCTCACAGGCATTCCTCGTAGAGACATTTAAAGAAGACAGAGCCTCCCTCACTTTTGAAAAGGGCTTCCATTTTGTCCACACCAGTGTGCAAGAGTTCCTTGCTGCCCTCTAttatgtttttcagtcactCTCGGGTTCAGATCCATTCGCAGGCCTCAAAACAAGCACGGGACACTATTTAACATTAGCGTGTAAGCAAATGGCATCAGCGGCTAGTAAGCTCAGCAGACCACAGCATCTTTTCCGCAGACGTATTAAGAAGGCACTTCACTGTGGTGAACGGCATCAGTCTGGACACATGGACCTCTTCAGCAG GTTTGTATGTGGCCTATTGGTTCCTACAACACGCTCAATCCTAAACGGATTCTTCCCTGACGAGCCCAGAACGCAACTGCTCCGCTGTCAACCTTCTCTAGACCGGACTCCTGTTTTTCTTCTCCATCTGTTACAAACCCAGCTCCGGAGCACCACCCTCACTCCGGAGAGGCAGGTGAATACATGCCACTGTCTTTATGAGGCCCAAGACCCCGGTTTATCACGACGGCTACAGGGCTGGATGAAAGTCCTTTCACAGCAGACCTCAGATCAGTCGGATGTGGTAAACAAAGACTGGAGCGAGCTTGCTTTCCTGTTACAGCTGAGCCCAGACCTGCAGGTTCTGAATTTGGACGCTCAGGGTCTCAATGCAGATGGACTGTGCAGACTCCTACCGGTTCTTCCTCTCTTCTCAACAGTCAG TGTGGGACAGAATCCTCTGGGCCCAGAAGGGGCGGCTGTCTTATCCCTCGCTCTGCGAAGCCCAGACTGTTGCATTCAGAACTTGTG GGTGGTTAAAACTGCTCTCGGTTGTGAGGGCCTGAAGATCCTTGTAGAAGCgctgaaagaaaatcatactgTGATCGATCTAAG AATGGCCATCAATAACATCGGAGATGTTGGAGCTGGTCATCTTGCAGAGCTGCTGAGGACAAATCAAACACTGAGAGATATCAG ACTTCGTGATAACCTGGTGACTGACAAAGGGGCAGAACATCTTATGGCAGCCCTCAATGAAAACACTACATTATAG